Proteins found in one Pyrus communis chromosome 15, drPyrComm1.1, whole genome shotgun sequence genomic segment:
- the LOC137717219 gene encoding agamous-like MADS-box protein AGL82: MVTPTRRSLELIPNETARKMAFRKRKKSVYKKADELSKLCDIDVALIVYEADQRKGIRPVQPETWPQDPVEFNRILSRYKASKDAAAPGFLKRSFSLSDFYGAKMKKDDDGGDGDHSDGGDDGDGGDDGDDDDHVDPKLQKPGNKHISENKYPTWDARIDLFSEDELIKFIASLEAKIQASTLEIDSMERYYAVKQNQNLSRTHSSSSETPRLLNPAYFDVQMPPSQDPVNPFIHDALGQKVTRELAKWGGFNKNSVNSTTTSTTTSVMELKNPMHTISTSSTSAMESKPPLPVKRPMLPSAWILNSELQKKI, encoded by the coding sequence atggtgacTCCTACGAGAAGAAGCTTGGAACTCATCCCCAACGAGACTGCTCGAAAGATGGCATTTCGGAAGCGAAAGAAGAGCGTTTACAAGAAGGCCGATGAGCTCTCCAAACTTTGTGACATTGATGTGGCCTTGATTGTCTACGAAGCTGACCAAAGGAAGGGGATTAGGCCAGTTCAGCCGGAGACATGGCCGCAAGATCCAGTTGAATTCAATCGCATTCTCAGCAGGTACAAGGCTTCCAAGGATGCTGCTGCCCCTGGTTTCCTAAAAAGAAGCTTCAGTTTGTCTGATTTTTATGGGGCCAAGATGAAGAAAGATGATGACGGTGGTGACGGTGATCACAgtgatggtggtgatgatggtgatggtggtgatgatggtgatgatgatgatcatgtCGATCCCAAGCTTCAAAAACCGGGCAATAAGCACATTTCCGAGAATAAGTACCCAACATGGGATGCTCGAATTGACCTATTTTCAGAAGATGAATTGATTAAATTCATTGCTTCACTCGAAGCCAAGATACAGGCATCGACACTGGAGATTGATTCCATGGAAAGATATTATGCTgtgaaacaaaatcaaaatttatccCGAACTCACTCAAGCTCAAGCGAAACACCACGACTCTTGAACCCTGCGTATTTTGATGTGCAGATGCCCCCCTCTCAGGACCCTGTAAATCCATTTATTCACGACGCATTAGGCCAAAAAGTTACTCGTGAATTGGCCAAATGGGGTGGTTTTAATAAGAATTCGGTGAATTCTACTACTACTAGTACTACTACTTCAGTCATGGAATTGAAGAATCCGATGCATACTATTTCTACTAGTAGTACTTCAGCCATGGAATCGAAGCCTCCATTGCCTGTGAAACGTCCAATGCTGCCAAGTGCGTGGATTTTGAACTCAGAATTACAGAAGAAGATTTAA